A single Nicotiana tabacum cultivar K326 chromosome 5, ASM71507v2, whole genome shotgun sequence DNA region contains:
- the LOC107790585 gene encoding zinc finger A20 and AN1 domain-containing stress-associated protein 8: MESSKETGCQAPEGPILCINNCGFFGSAATMNMCSKCHKDMVLKQEQAKFAATSIENIVNGSSSSNDKEPIVTGAINVQPGSAELKVISTEASSDLSSGQSSEVKPKVGPTRCTTCHKRVGLTGFNCKCGNLFCAAHRYSDKHGCPFDYKNAGRDAIAKANPVVVAEKLNKI; this comes from the coding sequence ATGGAATCTTCCAAAGAGACAGGCTGCCAAGCTCCAGAAGGCCCCATCCTTTGCATCAACAACTGTGGATTCTTTGGTAGTGCGGCCACCATGAATATGTGCTCCAAGTGTCACAAGGACATGGTACTGAAGCAGGAACAGGCTAAATTTGCAGCTACATCAATCGAAAACATTGTAAATGGAAGCTCAAGCAGTAATGACAAAGAGCCTATTGTCACTGGTGCGATCAATGTGCAACCGGGATCAGCAGAATTAAAGGTTATCTCTACAGAAGCATCTTCAGATTTATCCTCAGGTCAGAGTTCAGAGGTGAAGCCAAAAGTTGGCCCAACTAGGTGCACTACTTGCCACAAGCGTGTGGGTTTAACAGGTTTCAATTGCAAGTGTGGAAATCTTTTCTGTGCAGCTCATCGTTATTCAGACAAGCACGGGTGCCCATTTGATTATAAGAATGCTGGTCGGGATGCTATTGCTAAAGCAAATCCTGTTGTTGTAGCAGAAAAGCTAAACAAGATCTAG
- the LOC107790587 gene encoding uncharacterized protein LOC107790587 isoform X2, with protein sequence MPVPLVCSLPVVTATVSSPPQAVMTSSTVPTTTVPRTKIGSSSGSRAMKQITIEVPADGNLLKKSGQADVWLKPLIGPVEKFKLESHSSLTWMNDIVQSSLKINLIGTEMMKRVSHTEQLMLDYQIEPDNWKEQ encoded by the exons ATGCCTGTCCCTCTGGTGTGTTCTTTGCCAGTAGTTACCGCTACTGTTTCTTCTCCGCCCCAAGCTGTTATGACTTCTTCTACAGTTCCCACTACTACCGTTCCTCGTACTAAAATTGGTTCTTCTAGTGGAAGTAGAGCGATGAAGCAGATTACCATTGAGGTCCCTGCCGATGGTAATCTTTTGAAAAAGTCAGGTCAGGCTGACGTATGGTTGAAACCTTTGATCGGTCCAGTCGAAAAGTTCAAGCTTGAGAGTCACAGCTCTTTGACTTGGATGAATGATATAGTGCAATCGTCACTGAAG atcAATCTTATTGGCACAGAGATGATGAAGAGGGTTTCTCATACGGAGCAGTTAATGCTTGATTATCAAATTGAACCAGACAATTGGAAAGAACAATAA